GGTTTTATTACATAATTTTTTTTTATACATCAGTGCTTTTAGAACCGCTAACGATTCGCCTAACGTTTTATCTTTTTGGTATTGTTGAGCTACGATATCGGTTTCATTTTGCCATGTATCACAAACTTCCCAATCTTGATTAATGGCAGCTTCATATAAGTTTTTATACATTTCCGGCACATAATTACCTGTACTGGGCACAATACCATCAGCTCCTAATTTTAAGCTCCCCGCACTTTGTGCTCCCCAACCACAGAAATATGAGAAATCTGGATTGCTTTTATATGTTTTTATGAGCAATTCCATACGTTCCACATCACGTTCAGAATCTTTTAAACCCCAAATATTTGGATGTGAAGACAACTCGGTAACCACTTCTAAAGGAATGGACATTTGTGTAGTCGCTTTGATGTTATACATCATTAATGGTCCATAAATTTCATCTGCCAAGGTTTTGTAAAATAGCGTCATTTGATTTGGAGTAAGTC
This genomic window from Mariniflexile sp. TRM1-10 contains:
- a CDS encoding dihydrodipicolinate synthase family protein, producing the protein MQKRFSGVVVPMITPLNKDFTVDVVAVERIVTLFAENGIHPLVLGTTGESSSIGELESFRLVEAAVKTKAKNQCIYVGLVGNQVDDLIHRGNLYISSGADCVVATLPSYYGLTPNQMTLFYKTLADEIYGPLMMYNIKATTQMSIPLEVVTELSSHPNIWGLKDSERDVERMELLIKTYKSNPDFSYFCGWGAQSAGSLKLGADGIVPSTGNYVPEMYKNLYEAAINQDWEVCDTWQNETDIVAQQYQKDKTLGESLAVLKALMYKKKLCNKTMMPPLTEVE